Below is a window of Plasmodium chabaudi chabaudi strain AS genome assembly, chromosome: 10 DNA.
TACTCTAAgatatttatcaaaaatgaaaaatttaacaGACGCCGagcaaaaatatttaagtaATTCTGTCCAAAAGCATTAAGATAATATATAGTGCCCATATGCTAAGTTTGTTCTGTTTCATACCAGTTTTTTTCacattccttttttttatcacttCAATTgtactttatttttgtttttatccTTTTTTAGACCATGATTGGGTTAATGACAAAAATTGGAAGTTGTACCTGAGCAATTTGTATCCTTCACCATCAATACATAacattgaaaaatataaaaagaaatattttcagaaaaatattgatagaaattttgatataaatacaaaatttcaAGATAATACTAAAGAAAATACACAACAATCAACTAATTATTATCCTAACACaaacaattataattattatgatgaaaaatCATCATTAATGACTCTTTTATACTTTTCATATCTTTTATGTACAagcttattttattttatgttacTCGCTCTGAATATAGGTTTATATAAGGTGAGattctgaaaaaaaaaatatgcatatacacaCCACTATTCCAAAGTCAACCTATATTATACATGCATGAAAAGAGGTTCATTAATATCATAGAACCTTAAAAATTGCATTTTCATACCATAGATGCCgattacataaaaatatagccTAAAGACGTATAATAAaggaagaaataaaaattttttttttttcagaaaATTGGAACATATATATCTCTCTCATATTTGTTTGCATTTATCGCTTTACTATATTTGGATTATAAAACTCAGAAACAAAACTTTTCCATggttcaatttttttcaagtGAAAAAGGTATGGCGctaataatatgcattcttcaaaataaaagcatTGCTTTATTGCAAAAGTCGACAAGAGCACcctttataatattaattatgtatttattatatagaaaGCTTCTGACAAATTATAGGGACATATATGCATCGATTCTTCAGATGATTGTCTATGTCTTTATGCATTTCTATCGCGATACCGTCTTCTCATGAATATcaaattattcattttcataattctttttccattttattcAGGCCAATACTTGTCTTACTCTtttatccttttttttgttaaagatgctgttttaatatttttaccaGTTTTTTTAaccattttaataaatacatacttaatttataaacaaGTTAAATCTTCTCTTCCTCCCGAAATACAAAGGTATACTTCTTGTTAGctgttttttaaataaaaatacataccTTGCTTAACAAGAAattcacatttttattattttaaaattgttatttttttttaggaattattatatcaaCAAACTCGTGGGCTATTTAGATCAATCAGtaaaatacattttcatatgattattttttttttggagaCTTTgacttattttttcctttttaacattattattatttccctCCCCTTTTTCAGATTTTAAACATTTATACTATGAGAGCTAGCATCgagatatataatttagtatttatatttatatgtctatttttaaatagaaCAAGCAtactaaatttatttatgtatctGCACTTCTTCAAACTAAAgtatgttttataaaaacgtaaaaaatgacataaattctttaaaaagttagataaattttttataatacacaaaatgaaataaaacctaattattttttttttacagaTATAATTCCTCAGATTCGTATTTTCATGCTTGTTACACAAAAAATGGAGGTATAATactttttctctttttcgtatatgcatttttgttataccatatatgtatacatttatttatatttgctttttttatagaaatAATTAGACAATTCTTATCTCATCCTATGGTCCCACGATCAttcttaaatatattcgacaaggtaaatataaaaaacatgacAAACGAGTTTATCTAATTAGAACATAATATAAAGTTCGTAATGCCCATAccaacatatattatatatataactcaTTTtctcttatatatatatgatgctgtattttttaatttcgcAGATATCCCATTATTTCACCACATACTTAACATACAGAAGAAGGTGAAGACATGGGGAATATTTGTTTCATCCATATAACTATTTGAATATGTTACCTTTGGaggttatatatttcatttttttttatgaatatacagtacttatatataatttaaaaaaaaattaattatttgaaatataCGAAGCATTGCTTAATTGAATAACCAGATTGTCTATATACATAAAGTAAtgaaatatgaaaaaagaaagacaGTCTAAAtagtgttttttttcatatctataaaaatttatattttttttttaatagttttatgaatttaatatttttgatatataatataactgtttattaatataaatttatattttaaaaaaaaaaaggaaaaaaatatatatatttataagcaaaaaattattgtgTTTCGcactatattatttatttgggGGTATTTagtttataatataaaaatgatataaataaaaatatatgcattacaATAAGCTTAATTGTCTATGGGctagtatataaataagtttGGTATTTGTAGTATACCTTTagatattcattatttcaGTCTATACCCCACAttcatattcataatatgaATTACGGCACTCATTATAACTTGTCTATTATGTGTAATAGTTTTATCGCATTATAGAGCTTCGTAATTTTTCTCCTTAACTATTtcttacatatatttgGCTATCATACTTAATATTGATTTATATtcgcatatatatagttaaattaacaaataaaaatctcaaaaattattttttttatcccCTTCATAATTTCTGCATTCCTTTATGTCATTACTACCTTCGTTAGCATAAGcattatttaatgataCATCCATATCAAAAGAACTACAATTAATTTCTGAATTTGTTAATGCGcattctaaaaaaaaatttcctTCCTTATGAATAAATGTATCATCGTCAACATTTGTTATAAGATTATTGATATAACTATTGTTATTTAAAGTATTTAATTTTCTATTggaatttttatcattatccTTTTCTACAATTATTGAGTTTACTTGCACATCATTTTCGTTaagatgaaaattattaacacagaattttatttcgttttttaCCTGCACATTgctaatatttatatgtccTATATTACTATCACCATCCACATTTTTACATTCACCATCTTCTTGCTTACAACATAATGTGTTGCTTTGATTTcggttattattttgtccacattttatattgttaCAATTTCGATTATTTTCAgtttcttcattatttgtGCAATCACAATTTGAATAATTGCTtccatttatatttccttCGTTCATTTCTTGCATACCTTTCGTCACACAATTAGTAGAAACAACATCgtaattttccttttcattatcattgttataattttcctCATTCCTATTAAAACaattgttatttatatttaataatttgttgTTTGATCCATATGAATTTCCATTAGTAGCATTATTCATCTCTCTTTGAATATTTCCGCCATCACTTTTTGTATATGtagttttatttaatcTTTTGCTTGAATTTGAACAATCcgaataatttattttttccctttCATTCCGCCttacaaaattattcaaTGCCATGTCATTATTCAgtttttcatcttttccATTTAAACCATTTCTATATTCTGTTAgcaaatcattttttgttattttcctatccattattatattagatgtattcatttttttatttaagcAATAGgaattactttttttttggtatTTTCCATCGTCgcttttattaaatttagaaaaGGTTTTCATATAATGCATGTCTAATAAGGAGTTTGTATTTTGATGATTACCTTGCATATAttcattcattttattaaaatattctttgCTTTCATTTGTCACGCAGCTAGAATGCCTATTATTTATGCAgcattttatgtttttagaaaatttcTGAGCATTTACAAATCCGCTTTTTATGTGGTTACCCTCTTCATTATTACTAATGTTTGTTTTGTTATAATGTGTGCTAGCCGTTTCGATattgttcataatattccctgacattatattattatggtAATCGTTTCCATTATTGTTATCAGCATTAATACTATAATGATCTTCtcttttcatatttacCAACGAATCGAAATTGTTATTATCTTGTtctgattttttataagtattgtcatggaaataattttctcGAATTAAACGATTTGTTTTATGATCAAAATCCTGATTTTGCATATTCGTAAAAGAATTATTGTTTAGAcacatttcatttttcgGAATTTCAGAaccattatttttcattttcgtTAAAagtgtattatatttattatttttcttttcatttgaTACGCAATGtcttttcatttcttttccttttaggacatattttttattggaattttttttcaaaacatGTCCATAtgcttttttcttttcgcTAGCTGAATGTATTTTGTgcacattattttttgtagaaCTTTCATCATTACCCAGagtttttgtaaaatttatactatcaatatttttctcatcataatttttttccacaTTTAGATTAAAGCCGGTTTTGCAAAAGCTTTCTtcattattcattttatttttcatagaaatataatttggAGGAATGATATTTAGATTCTTATTATCTCTGTGTACATCTTCATCATTATCACGATAATGTATTTCGCTAGCCGagctattatttatgttttttgaATCAGCTTTAGTATCTTTTctcatattattactattaatAAGAGAaaaagtattattatttataaaaggaGTTCCATTATTCGCATCAGAACAAACTATACTATAACTTGTACCCTCATCATCCATAAAATTATCAGCAATAATTGATTTTTCAGATGAATTAGTATTtccattatataaatataactttttcattctattttgtttattatcatatacatatatataatatgaattttctatatttttttgtttttcttgTCTTAAACTTTCATGctttaatttatcataaagctttttatctattttttgataataaccATATGGATCggaaataataacattgtcaaaataatttaaaataaaattgtaaaaacaTCTAAAAccaatattttcatcatatcCATGTATTTCTTTAACACTAAGCCCcgataaataatttaatatttcattactAATTATTTGCCCTGGTACTAATACAGGAAAACCAGGAGGGTAAGGAATAATAAAGCTAGCTGACACTACCATTCCATTATGCTTTACTCGCTCCTTTAAATCTgccattaatatatattctacATAATCTTCTTCATAAGCTAGATAAAAAGCTTTTCTCAAATCTCCTTctctattaaaaatgttattatcTTTATCATTCCCATTcctatacttttttttgaacAAGGGATGAAAATCACTAAACTGAGATAATTCAATGTAATTATAAactaatttatatacactTTCATTAAACTGATTCAAATCTCtttcattaaataatgcttttttttgatCTAATTCTTGAGAAATTAAAGATAAACaacttttcaaaaataaacatgaAGAACCTGTAGTACCAATATTTGTCTGAAATAATACACTATTAATAGACgtcttatttatttgtattccATATTTATCCATTAGCCATTTTACTTTAAATGTATCACCATCAATCCCTGAATATCCAGTAAATAGTGTTATTCTTGTTGGGTCTAAAACAAATTCATCTTCACTTAACCAAGAGCattcaaaatattctagaaaattattaatactaTTCGATTTGCTACATAATTTatctttatcatatatatcacTTTCATCGCAATCATCACTACTTTCACTGTCACAGGATCTACTACGAGTTTCTTCATTAACCTtatcaatattttcattcttTATACAATCTTCGCACACACATTTTACgtcattttcatcaaaatTGCTACTACTATCATTTGTTATTgaatttatatctttataattttcattttttttatttatactcTTCTTATTCGTTGTTTTGTCTTCGTAACATTTTTTCTCAGCTTCATTTCTCATTTTTCTATCGCTGTATTGCTCATCTTCGAAATTTGATGTACAATTTATTGTGTCTTCCCCATTTATGTTCCTTTtgtcatttttatcattaaattttttgagaTTATTCGTTTCATTTTCGCCGTTATTTCTATTAGCTATTATGCCATTACTAGGCAAATCATTAGAGGGGTATGCATTATTTCCAAGTttgtttttcatataaGTATTTCCCATATGTCCTTGATTAATGCATTCAGATGATGGAATGTTATTCGAATTATTGCTATGTGCATTGCATTTCATATTTCCAAACGGCTCTGACATACCTCCTTTAGCGTGCTTACTAGAAATACAAGAATAACTAGCAGTTGGACTGTTATATCTGGAACTGTAAGAATCATGATCCATGAAAAATTGCTTCTGggtatttatttcatcatgTTGCTTTCTATCATTATcactttctttttcttgatctatatttttctcgtctttttttgttttttttctgtgatagtgttttttttttccatttctcCTATTTGTATTTCCAGCATTCATATAAGCAATGCAACATTGCCTCAAACTATCAGGTATTAAATCATCCTCATTCAGAATTCTAAAATACCTAGATATCATAGGATCCTCACTTAATTCACGCCTTATTAAAAAGGCGGCTTCTACTTGTTTTTCTACTAACCCATATCCTTCTAATTCCATCTGAGCCCGTCCTGCATCTAAAGTTGCTAATATCTGATAATTAGGGGATGTTGACATATGCGTATAATATGCTTCTTTAAAAGGTGTATATGCATCAGATTCAAAATTATCATCACTTATTAATATGACACTACCCTGTCTTAAGGATGTCAACGATTTGTGTATCGATTGAGTTGCATATACTCTGACCTTATATTCTGCAGGATTTGGATATAATCTCGTTTTAAGTAATGTATCACTGGGTACATCATTTAAACTTTTTACATTaccaaatttttttaacaatctgttatgtattttataatataattttttctgttCTTTACTTCTCATTTTTTCAGCTACAGTCATAGCTGTTCTAAATTTTAGAATTGGGTGGAAACAAGCATAAGCAAACCATGCttcatcaaataaaaatatcaaatcTGGTTTAATCGCTAAACACTCTTCTATAACTCTTTTTACATTGTAAACGATTCCATCAAATGTGCAATTTGTcaatattatcaattttaCAAGATGCAATTTGTTACTATTTCTATATTCTAGTAAGGTCTTTTTAATTACATATATCGGTATTGCACCATATATTCCGTATCGAGATACTGGATATGGATCTAAATAACAAGGTAATGCTTGACATAAAACAAATCCATAATGATGTGATTTATGGCATGCTCTATCAACTAATATTATATCTCCTGGTTTAACTAATGCTTgcataacaattttattagaGCTAGATGTACCATTagtaacaaaaaaacaatatttacTACCATATGCCCTTGCAGCCATTATCTGGGCTTCCTTTAATGATCCATGTGGATCTAAAAGAGAATCTAAACCACCACAAGTTGCACTAGATTCAgctttaaataaattaaccCCATAAAAATCGAGTAAAGATTGTATCCATCTACTCCTCCTTACACTATTTCCTTTACTTATAGCTAATGCGTGAAATACACCTATAGGTCTTTctgcatataattttagcgcattaaaaaatggagtttttatttttttttttactccATCTAATATAGACTCATGTAAATCACTATGATCATCATGTGTTGTAAAAatccttattattttattatttacagaTCTTAATTTATCTAATGTTATAGATGTACaaacacaaaatatatctacAGAACTTCTAATATAAGCTAtacttttaattaatattactaAACTATTATACccctttttcattttttctaaagGAGCAGATACCAATTGATCATAACCTAACACAAAATCTCCGATATCGAATTtgtaatcattttttaaaaaaatacgatTTCTCGTCAAATTTTTGTCTCCAGCATTAGTTGTGTTGTTTCGAGCACTATTCCATCTACTGCTATTGCTGCTTCTATCATAACTTCTATTTTCATCCCTATTATTACAATTGTTGCTAGTAGTTTCATCATCGTTGCTATTTATACCATCTCGGCTATttcttgattttttttcacttgTCTTTGTGTGATCATTGTTACTTGCACCACACGATAGAGCCCCGTTATTCGTAACATTGTTATAacacatattttgttttgctttaaaattatttggcatattataattcattatataatttttatttaatgaattgttttcattaaaattaaaaaatatattgttattattactatcattttttgtttcatcatctattattaaattgtcTACTAATACTACAGATAAAATTTGGGGATTTATTAGGCAAGCTATTAATGCTTCTTTTGCATTATTTACTTcaactattttatattctaattttttattattattttgatttgaAAATCGGTTTTGCTCATActgtaaaaatttatttaattcacATGATAAGTCAGAATTGAAATAATtaccattattattattactattataattgttattagtattcatatttatattattattattaatgttcaagttattattatgatattCTTCTCTTTTACCTGACACTATCaatgtgtaaaaaaatggacTATCGTCATTTACTTTCCCACTTGTTACCGATAAGCTTGATAATATATCtccaattttatttgaaacttctttatattttttgtcatTTATTAAGCTTATTATCTCTTGTAAAGCATTTTTCGCTTCTTCACCCCAATAAACTTCTATTTCTTCTaaacaatttattataaaataaattaattcaacatttattttattaacataaaGCATAAGA
It encodes the following:
- a CDS encoding TMEM33 domain-containing protein, putative, whose amino-acid sequence is MKNLTDAEQKYLNHDWVNDKNWKLYLSNLYPSPSIHNIEKYKKKYFQKNIDRNFDINTKFQDNTKENTQQSTNYYPNTNNYNYYDEKSSLMTLLYFSYLLCTSLFYFMLLALNIGLYKKIGTYISLSYLFAFIALLYLDYKTQKQNFSMVQFFSSEKGQYLSYSFILFFVKDAVLIFLPVFLTILINTYLIYKQVKSSLPPEIQRNYYINKLVGYLDQSILNIYTMRASIEIYNLVFIFICLFLNRTSILNLFMYLHFFKLKYNSSDSYFHACYTKNGEIIRQFLSHPMVPRSFLNIFDKISHYFTTYLTYRRR
- a CDS encoding lysine decarboxylase, putative, yielding MDFPNNAKLGGEDNTMYGNNMFENRNIENDHMNTNNSTMNVDTESGVCLDKEGKNPFYTFPCNLKQNKSVILKRMRRKNKYENIDLLEKYININNATNVCSLRIKLWEALMLYVNKINVELIYFIINCLEEIEVYWGEEAKNALQEIISLINDKKYKEVSNKIGDILSSLSVTSGKVNDDSPFFYTLIVSGKREEYHNNNLNINNNNINMNTNNNYNSNNNNGNYFNSDLSCELNKFLQYEQNRFSNQNNNKKLEYKIVEVNNAKEALIACLINPQILSVVLVDNLIIDDETKNDSNNNNIFFNFNENNSLNKNYIMNYNMPNNFKAKQNMCYNNVTNNGALSCGASNNDHTKTSEKKSRNSRDGINSNDDETTSNNCNNRDENRSYDRSSNSSRWNSARNNTTNAGDKNLTRNRIFLKNDYKFDIGDFVLGYDQLVSAPLEKMKKGYNSLVILIKSIAYIRSSVDIFCVCTSITLDKLRSVNNKIIRIFTTHDDHSDLHESILDGVKKKIKTPFFNALKLYAERPIGVFHALAISKGNSVRRSRWIQSLLDFYGVNLFKAESSATCGGLDSLLDPHGSLKEAQIMAARAYGSKYCFFVTNGTSSSNKIVMQALVKPGDIILVDRACHKSHHYGFVLCQALPCYLDPYPVSRYGIYGAIPIYVIKKTLLEYRNSNKLHLVKLIILTNCTFDGIVYNVKRVIEECLAIKPDLIFLFDEAWFAYACFHPILKFRTAMTVAEKMRSKEQKKLYYKIHNRLLKKFGNVKSLNDVPSDTLLKTRLYPNPAEYKVRVYATQSIHKSLTSLRQGSVILISDDNFESDAYTPFKEAYYTHMSTSPNYQILATLDAGRAQMELEGYGLVEKQVEAAFLIRRELSEDPMISRYFRILNEDDLIPDSLRQCCIAYMNAGNTNRRNGKKKHYHRKKTKKDEKNIDQEKESDNDRKQHDEINTQKQFFMDHDSYSSRYNSPTASYSCISSKHAKGGMSEPFGNMKCNAHSNNSNNIPSSECINQGHMGNTYMKNKLGNNAYPSNDLPSNGIIANRNNGENETNNLKKFNDKNDKRNINGEDTINCTSNFEDEQYSDRKMRNEAEKKCYEDKTTNKKSINKKNENYKDINSITNDSSSNFDENDVKCVCEDCIKNENIDKVNEETRSRSCDSESSDDCDESDIYDKDKLCSKSNSINNFLEYFECSWLSEDEFVLDPTRITLFTGYSGIDGDTFKVKWLMDKYGIQINKTSINSVLFQTNIGTTGSSCLFLKSCLSLISQELDQKKALFNERDLNQFNESVYKLVYNYIELSQFSDFHPLFKKKYRNGNDKDNNIFNREGDLRKAFYLAYEEDYVEYILMADLKERVKHNGMVVSASFIIPYPPGFPVLVPGQIISNEILNYLSGLSVKEIHGYDENIGFRCFYNFILNYFDNVIISDPYGYYQKIDKKLYDKLKHESLRQEKQKNIENSYYIYVYDNKQNRMKKLYLYNGNTNSSEKSIIADNFMDDEGTSYSIVCSDANNGTPFINNNTFSLINSNNMRKDTKADSKNINNSSASEIHYRDNDEDVHRDNKNLNIIPPNYISMKNKMNNEESFCKTGFNLNVEKNYDEKNIDSINFTKTLGNDESSTKNNVHKIHSASEKKKAYGHVLKKNSNKKYVLKGKEMKRHCVSNEKKNNKYNTLLTKMKNNGSEIPKNEMCLNNNSFTNMQNQDFDHKTNRLIRENYFHDNTYKKSEQDNNNFDSLVNMKREDHYSINADNNNGNDYHNNIMSGNIMNNIETASTHYNKTNISNNEEGNHIKSGFVNAQKFSKNIKCCINNRHSSCVTNESKEYFNKMNEYMQGNHQNTNSLLDMHYMKTFSKFNKSDDGKYQKKSNSYCLNKKMNTSNIIMDRKITKNDLLTEYRNGLNGKDEKLNNDMALNNFVRRNEREKINYSDCSNSSKRLNKTTYTKSDGGNIQREMNNATNGNSYGSNNKLLNINNNCFNRNEENYNNDNEKENYDVVSTNCVTKGMQEMNEGNINGSNYSNCDCTNNEETENNRNCNNIKCGQNNNRNQSNTLCCKQEDGECKNVDGDSNIGHINISNVQVKNEIKFCVNNFHLNENDVQVNSIIVEKDNDKNSNRKLNTLNNNSYINNLITNVDDDTFIHKEGNFFLECALTNSEINCSSFDMDVSLNNAYANEGSNDIKECRNYEGDKKNNF